The DNA segment caaataactatttcctcTCTAATGAAAGAACAATTTGGATGTTCTCTTTTACACTTTCAGCTCATATAATCACACAGACCCTCTCTGCCCGACCCATTTTTTTGGTGCAATATCTGTACattgaagataaaaaaaatgcaaatttcaatataaaataacGTCTAATTGACTTAGTCGAgttattttctgtaaaaatttattttccattcaattgtttcaacataaataaatcaacCCCTTCACAACTGTCGAATATAGCAGCATTATGTTGATAGAACCTCGGTTTTCAATgaacgaaattttgaattaaaatgatggcaaaataaattatcccaaaataatttattgtaaccATATAGCCATTTAAAggaaggaatttaatttaaacatttttgatgtttaTCTGATGATTTCATCATCCAAAATAGGAGCGGGTGTGTGTGTAATAATGGTAAATGCAAAacttttcgatgaaaatataCAATCATGGGTATAATAGTAATCGAATAATAGTTTGGTAATATTTCGTACAGCATATGTTAATGCTACATTATTTACAAATCATATATATGAGAGCGGTGAATGGTTCGGAATAGggtattttatttagtaaatgaGGTTCTATTCCAGGGCAAATGGAAGACAAATAAATGGAACTTTGAATTCAACCTTTTCGTTGTGATAATCCGTTGATTCACTTCAAGTCTTCGTTGGAGAGCTGACTGCtgactaataaaaaaaaatataatttttttttgcagatatCACAGCCGATCAAGTGAGTGCATATCTGAAGGATCATCCGGACTTTCTTGAACACCATGTCATGGAAGAAGTTGAGCTGGAGCAATTGGAACGGTGGATGATCAGACGAACTCAACGGGCTAGAAAACAAACTCTACCAATGGGAAAAAATGGCCGTAAAACTAGTCTATCTAGGTTTGTATATTGAAACAAATATGTGACCACTCTTCGCACAATATAATATCAACTGAGATCCAGGACAACTTATCTCAAAAGTCCTTTAAACAATACCACCCTAGTCTTTCGAACAAAGCCAACTGTGCCAACATCACatgcaacaaaaattttatgctTTAAATAAGCACAAGACTATGGAAACATGGCAAGCACGTAGTTGAAAAACGTCCTCCTCCATACCACaactaaaaatttcattttgaaaacagTACAAATTATAGGTGGAAATTCTGTGTTCATGCCGACAAACGACAAATGCTTCTCGACCTAACACACTCTCTTCAAATACGTCCCACTCGTGCTCATGTCCTATGGGAGCTCGCAAATTGTATATCGTCAGGTGAAAATTACTTGTTTTGAATTACCAATTCAAGtatgaattttgaatattttttctttgcaaaatttacAGCTGTTGGTGCTGATGGCTTTCGATTATATTTAGCTGAAACTGGAGATCCGGACATATTGTCGTTGTACATTGGATCTGATGTTGGGGAACCAAGACTGGAGAAGGTTAAATGTGGCCTTACTGTACCTACATATGTTGCTAGAACTCGCGAAGCAATACGTCTTTCGAGGGGTGATGTGGATCCACGATTCCCAGAAGGGTTATCTAGAAAGGTGCTAATAAGATTTCTCACACATTTTTTCATGTGTTAACTTGGagtgatttaaattttagggTGAAATAGCGCATCACATTCTTTGCCAAGCCATAACTCAGCCGGATGGAGACCTAGTCGCTGTGTTAGAGTTAATTCGAAAAGAGGACGGTCTACCATTTCATGAGGAGGACGAAGAAATAGCCTGCAGCTACTTAGTTTGGGGAGGCATTGCACTTCATGTATGTGCGAAATTGTTAATCCGAGCTAGCCTGAAgatgtaaattttaatattctttcaGTACGCTCATCTGTTCCTGAATATCAATAAACAAAGGAAACTGAACGACTTCTTGTTGGCTGTTGTTAAGTGCGATAATATCTTCAAAGTTAACGGAACTTCAAACTAAATTCAAATCTTGTATTACACAGATCAATTTTCCAAGATATGGTCAGCATGGACATGCTGgtaataaaaattatgaacTTCGCACAACGACTTGTTGACGCTGATCGGGCGTCCTTGTTTTTGGTCGATTCGAAGAGCAAGGAACTTTACGCAACCATTTTCGATGTGGGCATCGATTGTAGTAATTTAAACCATGGTTCTGATTCTGGTGGAGAAGAGAACGGCAAGCAACCACCATCACGAGAGATTCGATTTCCGATTGGAACTGGCATTGCTGGACAGGTTGCACTGAGCGGTGAAATTCTAAATATCGTGGATGCATATTCCGATCCACGATTTAATCGTACTGTGGATGCGATAACTGGCTACAAAACGGAAACTATTTTATGCATGCCGATTTACATTAGAGGATCGCTGATTGGAGTCGTCCAAATGGTAAACAAGCGGTTAGGCTATTTTACCAAAGATGACGAAGAAGCTTTTCAAATGTTCGCCGTTTACTGTGGCCTGGCACTACATCATGCTAAATTATACGATAAAATACGCCGTTCAGAGCAGAAATATAAGGTTGCGCTTGAGGTGCTCAGCTACCACAATACGAGCACGGCAGAAGAAGTGCAAAACTGTCTCACACAAGGCATTCCTGAAAGCGTTGAGCACATCGACAGCTACTACTTTAATCCGTTTGACTATGACGATTTTGGGAAAGCAAAGTGTGCCATTTACATGTTCATCGATTTATTTGGATTACAACGTTTTGATAAGGCTAGTCTGATTCGATTTACTTTAACAATCAAGAAGAACTACAGGCGTGTTCCGTACCACAATTGGTAATATTCTTTCTGTGAAGGCTTATAAGCCAACTTCCACTAATCAGTTTCTCATTTTCTTAAGGACTCATGGCTTTTCTGTAGCCAATACCATGTACAGCGTTATTAAAAGCAGTGTGGATGCTTTTCGATCGAACGAGGTAGGTTATAGGTGTATCAGATTCCTGGGCTaagttaataatttaaaaaaaaatctttcttgTTCAGCGGTTGGCATTATTTATCGGATCTCTGTGCCATGACTTAGATCATAGAggcaaaaacaataaattcatgCTAGACACAGACTCTCCCATAGCAGCAATTTACAGTACATCCACAATGGAACATCATCACTTCAATCAGACAGTAACAATTTTACAGCAGGAAGGTCACAACATTTTCGGAAAGCTGAACAGTAGCGAATACAAACAAGTTCTAGGATTAGTCAAACATTGTATTTTAGCCACAGATCTTGCGCTTTTCTTTCCGAATCGGGCTAAACTAAGCATGCTAATGGAGGAAGAAAAGTTTTCGTGGAGTATACTTGAACATCGAATGTTAATACAAGCAATTGCGATGACAGCAAGTGATTTGTCCGCCTCGGCTAAGCCATGGGAAATTCAAGTGCAAACGGTGAAAGTAATTTTCGAAGAGTTCTATCAGCAAGGTGATGCCGAACGGGCTGCTGGCCGAACACCGATATCGATGATGGATCGAGAACAACCCGATCAGCAAGCAGCATCACAAGTTGGATTTTTGAATGGTATTTGTATACCATGCTATTCATTGTTGTACCGACTGATACCGGAGACCAAACCACTGCTGGATATGTGCacgaaaaatttggaaaaatggaCCGAATTAGCTGCTGAGATGCAACGTCGAAGAGATAGTAAAGCGAAATTGATGTAAATTTACACATAAAAAGAAACTAATGATGTCAACCATGTGGATCAATTTTAGTAGTCTAAATGAACTAAGTAGGTTTTTCATTCATCAGAAAATTTTGtggataaaatatttttataagaaaagtacaaacaaattgattgggtcgaaacaaaaatggtttcGTTTGTCAGAACTAATATTTTCACAGAACAATGATAGGGCcattaaataatgaaaaaaatgtgactgGCAGAGAAATAGTTTTTAAGTTAGTGTTTCGGAATTGAGAACCTTACCTTATATATGCTGTCTCACTGCATTATACCGCATACAGGGTCGCATAGCAAACGATTATCAACCAGTTTTGATGCTCAAATTGTTTTagatttgaataaatgttgCTAGACTTCAATTGGGATTGAATTTAACCGATTAATGGTAAATTGCTTGCGTGCTAAATTATTATTGGATAAACATTGCATTCAACTTTAACATGACAATCATTTCCTATGCGATAGATCGCAGTGAGGCAGATGTGTTATCTAGTCTTTAGTGataaacagaaaacaaaacaaaaaattaacaaaagacAAGTTATTGTCCGATCAATGTGGTGAATATGTATATGTATGAACATATCTAACATTTCCTCTGAGTAAAATCTATCTAACAAGTGTAATTGTTTATTAATCGTCTAAGACACACATTTAATCAATGAATACAATTTGaaggaaataaataaaattaactaAACGTGAAACAATAGTAGAAAATTATGCCGAACAAGAAATGATATAAGAATTGCCATCCAGAGCAGGTAAGTATAAGAGGACGACACATTCCTTATTCGTAGTGACTATTcacaggcgcctgccaatagccaaattattactaaagatgctattggcaggcccTTATACAAAATCCTATTGGCAGGCGAACTtgcctgcgaatagtgttttcccttttacggaggctattggcaggcgcctgccaatagcatttttccttttacaaagactatttgcaggtGAAATGGCATGCCAATAGCATCTACGTTCCTaatttaa comes from the Bradysia coprophila strain Holo2 unplaced genomic scaffold, BU_Bcop_v1 contig_358, whole genome shotgun sequence genome and includes:
- the LOC119081234 gene encoding probable 3',5'-cyclic phosphodiesterase pde-5 isoform X2; this translates as MWNNFVDRFAEIWRNRTMGHITADQVSAYLKDHPDFLEHHVMEEVELEQLERWMIRRTQRARKQTLPMGKNGRKTSLSRWKFCVHADKRQMLLDLTHSLQIRPTRAHVLWELANCISSAVGADGFRLYLAETGDPDILSLYIGSDVGEPRLEKVKCGLTVPTYVARTREAIRLSRGDVDPRFPEGLSRKGEIAHHILCQAITQPDGDLVAVLELIRKEDGLPFHEEDEEIACSYLVWGGIALHYAHLFLNINKQRKLNDFLLAVVKSIFQDMVSMDMLVIKIMNFAQRLVDADRASLFLVDSKSKELYATIFDVGIDCSNLNHGSDSGGEENGKQPPSREIRFPIGTGIAGQVALSGEILNIVDAYSDPRFNRTVDAITGYKTETILCMPIYIRGSLIGVVQMVNKRLGYFTKDDEEAFQMFAVYCGLALHHAKLYDKIRRSEQKYKVALEVLSYHNTSTAEEVQNCLTQGIPESVEHIDSYYFNPFDYDDFGKAKCAIYMFIDLFGLQRFDKASLIRFTLTIKKNYRRVPYHNWTHGFSVANTMYSVIKSSVDAFRSNERLALFIGSLCHDLDHRGKNNKFMLDTDSPIAAIYSTSTMEHHHFNQTVTILQQEGHNIFGKLNSSEYKQVLGLVKHCILATDLALFFPNRAKLSMLMEEEKFSWSILEHRMLIQAIAMTASDLSASAKPWEIQVQTVKVIFEEFYQQGDAERAAGRTPISMMDREQPDQQAASQVGFLNGICIPCYSLLYRLIPETKPLLDMCTKNLEKWTELAAEMQRRRDSKAKLM
- the LOC119081234 gene encoding probable 3',5'-cyclic phosphodiesterase pde-5 isoform X1, yielding MSFEQNADNVSIDESHIELLCESGCVTLHERDWNINRQNQIYSDADTSDLIDESESVNEMPIDAVPNSGKKQLPAIKRSNRGVSLNSINELSPIEKGAYSLMQMSVQEARRTKQKDITADQVSAYLKDHPDFLEHHVMEEVELEQLERWMIRRTQRARKQTLPMGKNGRKTSLSRWKFCVHADKRQMLLDLTHSLQIRPTRAHVLWELANCISSAVGADGFRLYLAETGDPDILSLYIGSDVGEPRLEKVKCGLTVPTYVARTREAIRLSRGDVDPRFPEGLSRKGEIAHHILCQAITQPDGDLVAVLELIRKEDGLPFHEEDEEIACSYLVWGGIALHYAHLFLNINKQRKLNDFLLAVVKSIFQDMVSMDMLVIKIMNFAQRLVDADRASLFLVDSKSKELYATIFDVGIDCSNLNHGSDSGGEENGKQPPSREIRFPIGTGIAGQVALSGEILNIVDAYSDPRFNRTVDAITGYKTETILCMPIYIRGSLIGVVQMVNKRLGYFTKDDEEAFQMFAVYCGLALHHAKLYDKIRRSEQKYKVALEVLSYHNTSTAEEVQNCLTQGIPESVEHIDSYYFNPFDYDDFGKAKCAIYMFIDLFGLQRFDKASLIRFTLTIKKNYRRVPYHNWTHGFSVANTMYSVIKSSVDAFRSNERLALFIGSLCHDLDHRGKNNKFMLDTDSPIAAIYSTSTMEHHHFNQTVTILQQEGHNIFGKLNSSEYKQVLGLVKHCILATDLALFFPNRAKLSMLMEEEKFSWSILEHRMLIQAIAMTASDLSASAKPWEIQVQTVKVIFEEFYQQGDAERAAGRTPISMMDREQPDQQAASQVGFLNGICIPCYSLLYRLIPETKPLLDMCTKNLEKWTELAAEMQRRRDSKAKLM